A single region of the Oncorhynchus keta strain PuntledgeMale-10-30-2019 chromosome 37, Oket_V2, whole genome shotgun sequence genome encodes:
- the grtp1a gene encoding growth hormone-regulated TBC protein 1-A isoform X3, whose amino-acid sequence MEKKNNKANRLRSPQLRSLNPTINSPPSGSSAKERVHSVDPYGFERLEDFDYESYEELMSEYLAVLTRRSIRWSRLLQGRGRLEKSIKVKRYVRKGVPNEHRGLVWMSASGAQEHLEKNPGYYHSLLDTTKQQHDPKLVDSIRTDLNRTFPDNIQFRKTSNPCLQKTLYNVLLAYGHHNPAVGYCQWSSTPVLYCSGPQLQSSTAVVPTSSPLLQWFPTPVLYYSGSQLQSSTTVVPNSSPLLQWFPPPVLYYSGSHLQSSTTVVPTSSPLLQWFPPPVLYYSGSHLQSSTTVVPTSSPLLQWFPPPVLQDPQHIIIVAPDHQPD is encoded by the exons ATGGAAAAGAAAAACAACAAAGCGAACAGGCTTCGCTCGCCGCAACTTCGCAGCCTGAACCCAACTATCAACTCTCCTCCCAGCGGCAGCAGCGCCAAAGAGAGAGTGCACAG TGTGGACCCGTATGGCTTTGAGCGGTTGGAGGACTTTGACTATGAGTCGTATGAGGAGTTGATGTCAGAGTACCTGGCCGTGCTCACCAGGAGGTCCATCAGATGGTCCAGGCTGTTGCAGGGACGGGGACGACTGGAGAAGAGCATCAAGG TGAAGCGGTATGTGCGTAAGGGCGTGCCCAACGAGCACCGAGGGTTGGTCTGGATGTCAGCCAGCGGGGCCCAGGAGCACCTGGAGAAGAACCCAGGATACTATCACTCTCTACTGGACACTACGAAGCAACAACACGACCCCAAGCTGGTAGACTCCATACGCACAG ACCTGAACAGAACCTTTCCTGACAACATTCAGTTCCGCAAGACGTCCAACCCATGTCTCCAGAAAACCCTGTACAACGTGCTGCTAGCGTACGGACACCACAACCCAGCTGTGGGCTACTGTCAA tggtcctcaactccagtcctctactgCAGTGGTcctcaactccagtcctctactgcagtggttcccacctccagtcctctactacagtggttcccaactccagtcctctactacagtggttcccaactccagtcctctactacagtggttcccaactccagtcctctactacAGTGGTTCCCACCTCCAGTCCTCTACTACAGTGGTTCCCACCTCCAGTCCTCTACTACAGTGGTTCCCACCTCCAGTCCTCTACTACAGTGGTTCCCACCTCCAGTCCTCTACTACAGTGGTTCCCACCTCCAGTCCTCTACTACAGTGGTTCCCACCTCCAGTCCTCTACTACAGTGGTTCCCACCTCCAGTCCTCCAGGACCCCCAACACATTATTATTGTAGCCCCGGACCATCAACCTGATTGA
- the grtp1a gene encoding growth hormone-regulated TBC protein 1-A isoform X4, whose amino-acid sequence MEKKNNKANRLRSPQLRSLNPTINSPPSGSSAKERVHSVDPYGFERLEDFDYESYEELMSEYLAVLTRRSIRWSRLLQGRGRLEKSIKVKRYVRKGVPNEHRGLVWMSASGAQEHLEKNPGYYHSLLDTTKQQHDPKLVDSIRTDLNRTFPDNIQFRKTSNPCLQKTLYNVLLAYGHHNPAVGYCQWSSTPVLYCSGSHLQSSTTVVPNSSPLLQWFPTPVLYYSGSQLQSSTTVVPTSSPLLQWFPPPVLYYSGSHLQSSTTVVPTSSPLLQWFPPPVLYYSGSHLQSSTTVVPTSSPPGPPTHYYCSPGPST is encoded by the exons ATGGAAAAGAAAAACAACAAAGCGAACAGGCTTCGCTCGCCGCAACTTCGCAGCCTGAACCCAACTATCAACTCTCCTCCCAGCGGCAGCAGCGCCAAAGAGAGAGTGCACAG TGTGGACCCGTATGGCTTTGAGCGGTTGGAGGACTTTGACTATGAGTCGTATGAGGAGTTGATGTCAGAGTACCTGGCCGTGCTCACCAGGAGGTCCATCAGATGGTCCAGGCTGTTGCAGGGACGGGGACGACTGGAGAAGAGCATCAAGG TGAAGCGGTATGTGCGTAAGGGCGTGCCCAACGAGCACCGAGGGTTGGTCTGGATGTCAGCCAGCGGGGCCCAGGAGCACCTGGAGAAGAACCCAGGATACTATCACTCTCTACTGGACACTACGAAGCAACAACACGACCCCAAGCTGGTAGACTCCATACGCACAG ACCTGAACAGAACCTTTCCTGACAACATTCAGTTCCGCAAGACGTCCAACCCATGTCTCCAGAAAACCCTGTACAACGTGCTGCTAGCGTACGGACACCACAACCCAGCTGTGGGCTACTGTCAA TGGTcctcaactccagtcctctactgcagtggttcccacctccagtcctctactacagtggttcccaactccagtcctctactacagtggttcccaactccagtcctctactacagtggttcccaactccagtcctctactacAGTGGTTCCCACCTCCAGTCCTCTACTACAGTGGTTCCCACCTCCAGTCCTCTACTACAGTGGTTCCCACCTCCAGTCCTCTACTACAGTGGTTCCCACCTCCAGTCCTCTACTACAGTGGTTCCCACCTCCAGTCCTCTACTACAGTGGTTCCCACCTCCAGTCCTCTACTACAGTGGTTCCCACCTCCAGTCCTCCAGGACCCCCAACACATTATTATTGTAGCCCCGGACCATCAACCTGA
- the grtp1a gene encoding growth hormone-regulated TBC protein 1-A isoform X2, whose product MEKKNNKANRLRSPQLRSLNPTINSPPSGSSAKERVHSVDPYGFERLEDFDYESYEELMSEYLAVLTRRSIRWSRLLQGRGRLEKSIKVKRYVRKGVPNEHRGLVWMSASGAQEHLEKNPGYYHSLLDTTKQQHDPKLVDSIRTDLNRTFPDNIQFRKTSNPCLQKTLYNVLLAYGHHNPAVGYCQWSSTPVLYYSGPQLQSSTAVVLNSSPLLQWFPPPVLYYSGSQLQSSTTVVPNSSPLLQWFPTPVLYYSGSHLQSSTTVVPTSSPLLQWFPPPVLYYSGSHLQSSTTVVPTSSPLLQWFPPPVLYYSGSHLQSSRTPNTLLL is encoded by the exons ATGGAAAAGAAAAACAACAAAGCGAACAGGCTTCGCTCGCCGCAACTTCGCAGCCTGAACCCAACTATCAACTCTCCTCCCAGCGGCAGCAGCGCCAAAGAGAGAGTGCACAG TGTGGACCCGTATGGCTTTGAGCGGTTGGAGGACTTTGACTATGAGTCGTATGAGGAGTTGATGTCAGAGTACCTGGCCGTGCTCACCAGGAGGTCCATCAGATGGTCCAGGCTGTTGCAGGGACGGGGACGACTGGAGAAGAGCATCAAGG TGAAGCGGTATGTGCGTAAGGGCGTGCCCAACGAGCACCGAGGGTTGGTCTGGATGTCAGCCAGCGGGGCCCAGGAGCACCTGGAGAAGAACCCAGGATACTATCACTCTCTACTGGACACTACGAAGCAACAACACGACCCCAAGCTGGTAGACTCCATACGCACAG ACCTGAACAGAACCTTTCCTGACAACATTCAGTTCCGCAAGACGTCCAACCCATGTCTCCAGAAAACCCTGTACAACGTGCTGCTAGCGTACGGACACCACAACCCAGCTGTGGGCTACTGTCAA TGGTcctcaactccagtcctctactacagtggtcctcaactccagtcctctactgCAGTGGTcctcaactccagtcctctactgcagtggttcccacctccagtcctctactacagtggttcccaactccagtcctctactacagtggttcccaactccagtcctctactacagtggttcccaactccagtcctctactacAGTGGTTCCCACCTCCAGTCCTCTACTACAGTGGTTCCCACCTCCAGTCCTCTACTACAGTGGTTCCCACCTCCAGTCCTCTACTACAGTGGTTCCCACCTCCAGTCCTCTACTACAGTGGTTCCCACCTCCAGTCCTCTACTACAGTGGTTCCCACCTCCAGTCCTCTACTACAGTGGTTCCCACCTCCAGTCCTCCAGGACCCCCAACACATTATTATTGTAG